From one Azospirillum sp. TSH100 genomic stretch:
- a CDS encoding efflux RND transporter permease subunit, translating into MFQAIVAFSLRQRVFVLVASAVLVAWGLFVARDVPIDLLPELRQPTVNVVTEAGSLAAEEVEQLVTLPIESALSGIAGVTRVRSTSSASFSRVLAVFAWGTNPQLNRQLVMERLAQVRDRLPAGLQPQLAPMSAATGLIMHMGVTGGADPMALRDYVELVLRPRILAQEGVAQAFLIGGQVKTFRFTPDPVAMNDLGITLQQVEQALTAFGTNSSGGFAEARGQEFPIRNIGKSSRLEDMRKLVVAYRDGTPVLLSQIGSVEFSARLKRGEGAFNGIPSVNVAIVKHPSANTVQVDAAVRQLLADMQATAPPGIVLGQISYSQADMINEAIGNVGDILRDGMIIVAVVLMLFLANVRSTAISLLAIPISLVVSVLVFHMIGVTLNTMTLGGIAIALGELVDDSVVDVENILRRLGENRKRPKPEPVMTVIARASQEVRSGIVYATAIILLVFIPLFAMPGQPGRMFGPLAMAYIVSIFASLVVSITITPVLASYLFPRMRGLEHSHEGRFICWLKQLNRRGLMWVFDRPRQVLIGVGITVALAAASVPLLPRSFLPDFNEGNIYVTLLLNPGTSLEESNRIGHMAEQIIMQVPEVKAMSRRAGRYEQDADGDPVNDNEMPIKIVLDHGRTRQEVMADIRRRLSIFSADLSVTQFLTERMQSEDSGVRGAIILKIYGQNLTTLRMLAEKFREKFSNIPGLVDLLVEQQQFTPQLRVTVDYERAEMFGITPAVITQALESFSGGRTVSQIIDGLRRYDVVMRLNDGDRAPEKLGLLRIDTPSGSVALSSFATVSVTPGPSLILREDAVRRIAVMANTDGSDTAKIVAEMRELIASTPLPVGYRTSLEGSFREGETGRMMMAILTPISIALIFLVLHQRFRSWRLCLIVMGNIPLAVAGSIAALWISGQDLSLAALIGFIAVTGVAVRNSLLKVSHFINLNLHEGMPIGRELILRGCAERLTPVLMTAMAAGLALIPLLFVNDRAGTEILQPVAVAIFGGLISSTLLDTFTTPLLFELFGQREICRVIATDSKLAYETF; encoded by the coding sequence ATGTTTCAGGCGATCGTCGCCTTCAGCCTGCGCCAGCGCGTCTTCGTCCTCGTCGCATCGGCCGTCCTCGTCGCCTGGGGATTGTTCGTCGCGCGGGACGTGCCCATCGACCTGCTGCCGGAATTGCGCCAGCCGACGGTCAACGTCGTCACCGAAGCAGGCAGCCTCGCGGCGGAGGAGGTGGAACAGCTGGTCACCCTGCCCATCGAATCGGCGCTGAGCGGTATCGCCGGGGTGACGCGCGTGCGCAGCACCTCCAGCGCCTCCTTCTCGCGGGTGCTGGCGGTTTTTGCCTGGGGAACCAATCCGCAGCTGAACCGCCAGCTGGTGATGGAGCGCCTTGCGCAGGTGCGCGACCGTCTGCCGGCCGGGCTTCAGCCGCAGTTGGCGCCGATGTCGGCGGCGACCGGGCTGATCATGCATATGGGCGTCACCGGCGGGGCGGACCCGATGGCGCTGCGGGACTATGTCGAGCTCGTGCTCCGCCCCCGCATCCTGGCGCAGGAGGGCGTGGCCCAGGCCTTCCTGATCGGCGGTCAGGTGAAGACCTTCCGCTTCACGCCCGACCCGGTCGCGATGAATGACCTCGGCATCACGCTGCAACAGGTGGAACAGGCGCTGACCGCCTTCGGCACCAACAGCAGCGGCGGCTTCGCCGAGGCGCGCGGCCAGGAATTCCCGATCCGCAACATCGGCAAGTCCAGCCGGCTGGAGGACATGCGCAAGCTGGTCGTCGCCTACCGCGACGGCACGCCGGTGCTGCTGAGCCAGATCGGCAGCGTGGAGTTCTCGGCAAGGCTGAAGCGCGGCGAAGGCGCCTTCAACGGCATTCCGTCGGTGAATGTCGCCATCGTCAAGCATCCGTCGGCGAACACCGTGCAGGTGGATGCGGCGGTCCGGCAACTGCTGGCCGATATGCAGGCCACGGCACCACCGGGAATCGTGCTGGGCCAGATCTCCTACAGCCAAGCCGACATGATCAACGAGGCGATCGGCAATGTCGGCGACATCCTGCGCGACGGCATGATCATCGTTGCGGTCGTGCTCATGCTATTCCTGGCGAATGTCCGCTCGACGGCGATCTCGCTGCTCGCCATTCCGATTTCGCTGGTGGTCAGCGTGCTGGTCTTCCACATGATCGGCGTGACCCTGAACACCATGACGCTGGGCGGCATCGCCATCGCACTGGGTGAACTGGTCGATGATTCGGTGGTCGACGTGGAGAACATCCTGCGCCGGCTGGGCGAGAATCGGAAACGGCCGAAGCCGGAGCCGGTCATGACCGTCATCGCCCGCGCCTCGCAAGAGGTGCGGTCGGGCATCGTCTATGCGACCGCCATCATCCTGCTGGTCTTCATCCCGCTGTTCGCCATGCCGGGCCAACCCGGCCGGATGTTCGGTCCGCTGGCGATGGCCTACATCGTGTCGATCTTCGCCAGCCTGGTGGTCTCGATCACGATCACGCCGGTGCTGGCCTCCTACTTGTTCCCGCGCATGCGCGGCCTTGAGCATTCGCATGAAGGCCGGTTCATTTGCTGGCTGAAACAGCTGAACCGCCGTGGCCTGATGTGGGTGTTCGACCGGCCGCGCCAGGTACTGATCGGGGTCGGCATCACCGTGGCACTGGCCGCGGCCTCGGTCCCGCTGCTGCCGCGCTCCTTCCTGCCGGATTTCAATGAAGGCAACATCTATGTCACCCTTCTGCTGAACCCGGGAACTTCATTGGAGGAGTCCAACCGGATCGGCCATATGGCCGAGCAGATCATCATGCAGGTGCCGGAGGTGAAGGCGATGTCGCGCCGTGCCGGCCGATACGAGCAGGATGCCGACGGCGATCCGGTCAACGACAACGAGATGCCGATCAAGATCGTGCTGGATCACGGCCGCACCCGGCAGGAGGTGATGGCCGACATCCGCCGCCGGCTGTCGATCTTCTCCGCCGACCTGTCTGTGACCCAGTTTCTGACCGAGCGCATGCAGTCGGAGGACAGCGGTGTCCGCGGCGCCATCATTCTGAAGATCTACGGACAGAATCTGACCACGTTGCGGATGCTGGCGGAAAAGTTCCGCGAGAAATTCTCCAACATTCCGGGACTGGTCGACCTTCTGGTCGAGCAGCAGCAATTCACACCGCAGCTGCGCGTTACAGTCGATTATGAGCGGGCGGAGATGTTCGGCATCACGCCGGCCGTGATCACCCAGGCGCTGGAGAGCTTCTCCGGTGGGCGGACAGTGTCGCAGATCATCGACGGCCTGCGCCGCTATGACGTGGTCATGCGCCTGAACGACGGCGACCGTGCCCCGGAAAAGCTGGGGCTGCTGCGGATCGACACACCGTCGGGCTCCGTCGCGCTGTCGTCCTTCGCCACCGTCTCGGTCACGCCTGGCCCCAGCCTGATCCTGCGCGAGGATGCGGTGCGGCGCATCGCGGTGATGGCGAACACCGACGGGTCGGATACTGCCAAGATCGTCGCCGAGATGCGAGAGCTCATCGCCTCCACCCCCCTGCCCGTCGGCTATCGCACCAGCCTGGAAGGCAGTTTCCGCGAAGGTGAAACCGGCCGAATGATGATGGCGATCCTGACGCCCATCTCCATCGCCCTGATCTTCCTGGTTCTGCACCAGCGCTTCCGGTCCTGGCGGCTATGCCTGATCGTCATGGGGAATATCCCGCTGGCGGTGGCGGGCAGCATCGCCGCCCTGTGGATTTCCGGGCAGGATTTGAGTCTGGCGGCACTGATCGGCTTCATCGCCGTGACGGGTGTCGCCGTGCGCAACAGCCTTCTGAAGGTCAGCCACTTCATCAACCTCAACCTGCATGAAGGCATGCCGATCGGGCGGGAGCTGATTCTGCGCGGCTGTGCGGAACGGCTGACGCCGGTGCTGATGACCGCGATGGCGGCGGGATTGGCATTGATTCCGCTGCTGTTCGTCAACGACCGGGCCGGCACCGAGATCCTTCAGCCGGTGGCTGTGGCGATCTTCGGCGGGCTGATCAGTTCCACCCTGCTCGACACCTTCACCACGCCACTGCTGTTCGAACTGTTCGGCCAGCGCGAAATCTGCCGGGTCATCGCCACCGACTCCAAGCTGGCCTACGAAACATTCTGA
- a CDS encoding IclR family transcriptional regulator — translation MNGTDTDPTDMSADTPETPDRERRYSAPALEKGLDILEFLSECRDPQSLQQIGDGVGRTKGEIFRMVSVLAQRGYIERLEGDDRFRVTDRLFRLGMNRPVNRSLIEIALPFMNAFAEKTGYSCHLAVMSGTQIAVVARVESTSHIGFTVRIGYRQPLVLTGSGHCLMAFTSARRRHALYEELRREDPWIDLDALTRNLDAIRAAGHVARPSGITEAVVDLSCPVIDRREGGAVAALTCPYLRTRQVPKEPEEILAALDEATRRISEIFSLD, via the coding sequence GTGAACGGGACCGATACCGATCCGACCGACATGTCTGCCGATACGCCCGAAACTCCGGACCGGGAGCGGCGATATTCAGCCCCGGCACTGGAAAAGGGGTTGGACATCCTGGAATTCCTATCCGAATGCCGCGATCCGCAGTCGTTGCAGCAGATCGGCGACGGGGTGGGCCGGACCAAGGGCGAGATCTTCCGCATGGTTTCGGTGCTGGCGCAGCGCGGCTATATCGAGCGGCTGGAGGGTGACGACCGTTTCCGGGTCACCGACCGGCTGTTCCGGCTGGGCATGAACCGGCCGGTGAATCGCTCGCTGATCGAGATCGCCCTACCCTTCATGAACGCCTTTGCCGAGAAGACCGGCTATTCCTGTCATCTTGCCGTGATGTCGGGCACCCAGATCGCCGTGGTGGCGCGGGTGGAGAGCACCAGCCACATCGGCTTCACTGTTCGCATCGGCTACCGCCAGCCGCTGGTCCTCACTGGCTCCGGCCATTGCCTGATGGCCTTCACAAGCGCCCGGCGCCGCCATGCCCTGTATGAAGAGTTGCGGCGGGAGGATCCGTGGATCGACCTGGATGCGCTGACCCGCAACCTGGACGCCATCCGCGCCGCCGGCCATGTCGCCCGCCCAAGCGGAATCACGGAGGCGGTGGTCGATCTGTCCTGCCCGGTGATCGACCGTCGGGAGGGGGGGGCGGTTGCCGCCCTGACCTGCCCCTATCTGCGCACCCGGCAGGTTCCGAAGGAGCCGGAAGAGATCCTGGCCGCGCTGGACGAAGCCACCCGGCGTATATCGGAAATCTTTTCGTTGGACTGA
- a CDS encoding efflux RND transporter periplasmic adaptor subunit produces the protein MVINRPARRFARRSKRAAVALSIAIAAASPVAAHAGGAEQPQAVQPQAATANASAAGAAGPAKPTAQPPTPAGGLESITQTAGAAAGYLYQGSTGLLWSAGDMLSSAYTGIGQALYETAYMMGVNKTPLPRPEFVDTATDHAQAPVMESAAPVVPTTAPAPVQETAQPTAASPAQETAAVPDSAAETAAAPPPEPAEEQVRAPLQPIPAGLLANLVYDRSARNADGSYFVPKGLQRMFEVRTERAAVSEVRAVRKLNGRVVPDPKAHGRVEAGLLGRFEAPETGIPVVGDEVRKGQILGMVVPVVGVVDRSSVRREIARLTNEIRITAESLEITKQFSFVPFREGKVIQLETRLQGLRQEREALLPLLKTQEYLRAPVDGVIASSTAVTGRVTQPGEMVFDIVNPKQLWVEVTVPDPTIAAEASPGSRASARTPEGQSMAVTYMGSGPSVRQQSIPMLFRIDNPPKGLRVGRPVAVLMPGEQAATRGMPVRRAAVAVGSDGIQQVWEQTEPETFVPRVVQTQDIDAQTVLVLNGVTEGARIVVRGTGLMTQLQ, from the coding sequence ATGGTCATCAATCGTCCGGCCCGCCGTTTCGCCCGCCGTTCGAAGCGGGCCGCTGTCGCTCTTTCCATAGCGATTGCCGCGGCATCGCCCGTTGCCGCGCACGCCGGCGGCGCCGAACAACCGCAGGCAGTGCAGCCGCAGGCGGCAACGGCGAACGCGTCGGCCGCGGGTGCCGCCGGCCCCGCCAAACCGACCGCACAGCCGCCGACACCCGCCGGCGGGCTCGAATCGATCACACAGACGGCAGGGGCCGCGGCCGGCTATCTCTACCAAGGCTCCACGGGGCTGCTGTGGTCGGCGGGCGACATGCTGTCGTCGGCCTATACCGGCATCGGGCAGGCACTCTACGAAACCGCCTACATGATGGGTGTCAACAAGACACCCCTGCCGCGGCCGGAGTTCGTCGACACCGCGACCGATCACGCCCAGGCTCCCGTCATGGAGTCGGCGGCTCCCGTGGTCCCGACGACAGCGCCGGCGCCGGTCCAGGAGACGGCGCAGCCCACCGCCGCCTCGCCAGCCCAGGAGACGGCCGCCGTACCCGATTCCGCTGCGGAGACCGCCGCGGCTCCGCCGCCTGAACCGGCGGAGGAGCAGGTGCGTGCGCCACTCCAACCCATTCCGGCCGGCTTGCTGGCGAATCTGGTCTATGACCGCTCCGCCCGGAATGCCGACGGCTCCTATTTCGTTCCGAAGGGCCTGCAACGCATGTTCGAGGTGCGCACCGAACGCGCCGCCGTCTCGGAGGTGCGCGCCGTCCGCAAGCTGAACGGCCGGGTGGTGCCCGATCCCAAGGCGCATGGCCGCGTGGAAGCCGGGCTGCTCGGCCGGTTCGAGGCGCCGGAAACCGGTATCCCGGTCGTCGGCGACGAGGTGCGCAAGGGCCAGATCCTCGGCATGGTGGTGCCGGTGGTCGGCGTCGTCGACCGCAGCAGCGTCCGGCGCGAGATCGCCCGCCTGACCAACGAGATCCGCATCACCGCGGAAAGCTTGGAGATCACCAAGCAGTTCAGCTTCGTACCCTTCCGCGAAGGCAAGGTGATCCAGTTGGAAACCCGCCTCCAGGGCCTGCGACAGGAACGCGAGGCGTTGCTGCCGCTGCTGAAGACCCAGGAATATCTGCGGGCACCCGTCGACGGGGTGATCGCGTCCTCCACCGCGGTGACCGGACGCGTCACGCAGCCGGGAGAGATGGTGTTCGACATCGTGAACCCGAAGCAACTGTGGGTCGAGGTCACTGTGCCCGATCCGACCATCGCCGCCGAAGCCTCGCCCGGTTCGCGTGCAAGCGCACGGACCCCGGAAGGGCAGAGCATGGCCGTCACCTACATGGGCAGCGGCCCTTCGGTCCGTCAGCAATCGATCCCGATGCTGTTCCGTATCGACAACCCGCCGAAGGGCCTGCGGGTCGGCCGGCCGGTTGCCGTGCTGATGCCGGGCGAACAGGCCGCCACGCGCGGCATGCCGGTCCGCCGCGCCGCCGTCGCGGTCGGAAGCGACGGCATCCAGCAGGTGTGGGAACAGACCGAGCCTGAGACGTTCGTTCCGCGCGTGGTGCAGACACAGGACATCGACGCCCAGACCGTCCTCGTCCTGAACGGCGTGACCGAGGGAGCCCGGATCGTCGTCCGCGGCACCGGCCTCATGACACAGCTGCAATAA